One Cystobacter ferrugineus genomic window, AGCCGCCACCCACGAAGGCCGAGTCGATGTGAATCCGCTCCTCGGGGATGCCGAGGGTGTTGGCGATCGATGTCCTGGAATAGGCGAGCGCCTGGAGGCTCGCGTGGAGCACGAGGTCTTCGCCGTCCCAGCGCGCGACCGTGGCGCACGGCTCCATCGGCATCGAGAACATATGAGGAGTCGTGTAGGACTGGTCGAGCTTGACGGGAGCGTCCGCGAAAGCGCGCTCGAAATCACCCAGCGCGGTACGGGTCTCCAAACCGATGTTGGCAGTCTTGGGAGCGTAGGCGCGATCCTGGTGGCTTGCCAACTCATAGGCACCCTCCTCGACCGCATATTCGATGTGGATCAGACCGGCAGCGGCGCGGGCCTGTTCGAGGGTCCTCGCCACCACGAACGCGACGGGTTCGCCGAAGTAGTCCACCCGATCGCTCGAGAGAACCGGCCGGGCCCGGGTGAAGGACACCGGATTGTCGTTGTCGAGCCTGCCCTGCTCGGGCGTGTTGCGATGGGTCATCACCAGCAGCACGCCAGGAGCCCGCTCGGCCCCGGAGGTGTCGAGCCTGGTGATGCGGCCCCTGCCTATCGCCGCTCCGACGATGTGGCCGACGACGGGCTCACCGGAGTCCCGCCGCTCATAGGAGTATTTCGCGCCGCCGGTGACCTTGAGTGGACCGTCGGTACGGCTGATGCCTTTGCCCATCATCGAGTCACCCTCCCGTGCTGTCGGCCAGTTCGGTCAGCGTGCGCACGATGGTCCGCCTGGCCAGTTCGATCTTGAAGTCATTGCCATGATGACCGCGGGCCCCTTCGAGCGCGGCGTTCGCGGCCGCCTCGAAAGCCGCGGCCCGGGGGCGTTGGCCCACGAGGGCCGATTCCGCGACCGCGGAGCGCCACGGGCGAGCGGCGACGCCACCCAGCGCCAGCCGCGCGGTCTGGATGATGCCATCCTGGATCTCGAGCACCGCGGCGACCGCCACCAGTGCGAAGGCGTAGGAAGCCCGGTCACGCACCTTGCGATAGCGCTGGCGACCAAGGCCGCCGGCGGGAAGACGCACGGCACGGATGAGCTCGCCTGACTGCAATCGGGTTTCGATGTGCGGTGTCGTCCCCGGCAGTTCATAGAAATCGCCAATCGGGATTCTCCGGGCCACCCCCGTGCTCGACAGGACCTCGATCTCCGCATCCAGTGCGGTGAGCGCCACGGCCATGTCGGATGGATGCACGGCGATACAGGCTTCGCTGGCGCCGAGGATGGCGCTCATGCGGTTGTGGCCCGCGAGTGCCGCGCAGCCCGAGCCGGGATCGCGTTTGTTGCAGGCCATGTGGGTGTCGTAGAAGTACGGGCACCGTGTGCGCTGAAGCAGGTTGCCACCGGTCGAGGCCTTGTTGCGCAACTGAGCCGAGGCACCGGACAGCAGCGCCTGGGACAGCAGCGGGTAGCGCTCGCGCACCAACGGATGGCCGGCCAGCTCGCTGTTGGCCGTCTGGCTGCCGATGAACAGGCCACCCTCGTCGCTGGGGACGATCTCCCGCCAGGGCAGACGGCTGATGTCGATGAGATGGCGCGGCCGTTCGACTCCGGCCTTCATCAAATCCAGGAGGTTGGTGCCACCACTGATGAAGGTGGCGCCAGGCCTGGCCCGGGCGGCCAGGGCGGCATCGGGGCTCGTCGCCCGCTCGTAGACGAAAGGCTTCATGGTCTGGCCGCCATGGCATCGCGGATGGCGGCCACGATGTTGGGGTAGGCGGCGCAGCGGCAGAGGTTGCCACTCATCCGCTCGCGGATTTCCTCGTTGGTCACCGCACCGAGCGGAGCACTGACATCCCGGGTGACATGGCTGGGCCATCCGGCCTCGAGCTCCGCCAGCATGCCGACCGCCGAGCAGATCTGGCCCGGCGTGCAGTAGCCGCATTGGAATCCGTCCCGCTCGACGAAGGCGGCCTGCATGGGATGCAATTCCCGGGACGTGCCCAGACCCTCGATGGTGACGATCTCGTCCCCCTCGTGCATCGCCGCCAGCGTCAGGCAACTGTTGATCCGGCGACCATTCACGAGGACCGTGCATGCGCCGCATTGGCCATGGTCGCAGCCCTTCTTGGTTCCGGTCAGGGGCAGATGTTCGCGCAGGGTGTCGAGAAGCGTCGTACGCGAGTCCAGAGTGACGTCATACGCCTGGCCGTTGATCCGCAGGCGCGAGGCCACCATCACCGGCTCGAGGTCCAATCCATCGGCTGTCATAGGTCTACTCCCGAGTGCTCGAGGAGCCAGAGTAGGAGGACCCGGCCTCCGCCGCGACCTTCCCGTTCTTGATGGGTTGGTTAGAGTGGCTAACCAATGAGAGATGAACTCGGAGGACTGGAGGCGTTTCTGTCTGTCGCGGAGAAGCGGAGCTTCAAGGCCGCGGCGGAGGAACTCGGCGTGACGAGATCGGCCGTGAGCCAGACAATCCTCCAGGTGGAGGAGCGGCTCGGCGTCCGGCTGCTGCAGCGAACGACCCGGAGCGTGGGCCTCACCGAAGCAGGCAAGCGTCTCTACCAGGGCCTGAAGCCGGCGTTCGCCGACATGCGCGCGACACTCGAATCCCTGAACGAGCTGCGGAGCCGGCCCTCGGGAACGCTCCGCCTGAACGTGACGTCGATCGCGGAGGATTTTCTCTCCGAAAGGACGCTCGCGGAGTTCCTGGCGGAGTATCCGGACATCAAGCTCGACATCCTCGTCGATGACAGCCCCTCGGACATCGTTCAGCAGGGCTTCGACGCTGGGGTCCGGCTCGGCGAAGTCATCGACAAGGACATGGTCGCCATCAGCATCTCCGGTGAGCAGCGGCAACTGGTGGTTGGATCACCGGCCTACTTCGCGGCCCACGGCAAACCACGACACCCGAGAGAACTCCACGCACACGCTTGCATCGGGTGGCGGATGGCGAACGGTGCACCTTACCACTGGGAGTTCACGGAAAAGGGGAAGGACTTCGAACTCGCCATCGATGCCCGCGTGAATACGAACGAGAAACACCTGATGCTGCGTCTGGCGTGCGACGGGGCCGGCCTCACGATTGGAATGGAAGACACCTTCCGTTCCTACATCCAGCGGGGCGAGCTCCTTCCCGTCCTCGAGGACTTCTGCCCCCCCTTCGCGGGCTTCTACCTGTACTACCCGAGCCGCGCGCAGATTCCGCTCAAACTCAAGGCCCTGATCCAGTTCCTGCGCAAGCGTGCGCGTTCACGAGAGAGACGGAAGTAAGTGCTCGGCCTCGCCTCGCCCAAAGCCGCGCAGCCTGTTCGTAGGAGTCCGCGTTCGCTGTGCTCTGTCCGCGGAACCCCTCCTTTACTTCAGCGCCGCTACTTCTTCTTCGCGGCGGGTTTGGTGCCGGAGGCCGGCTTTACCGCGGGAGCCGGAGCCGGAGCCGGGGCCTTCTTCACCGAGGCGGCCACCACCGCGGATGGAGCCTGCTCGGCTGGCGCGAGAACGATCTCGATGCGCCGGTTCAGGCTCCGCCCCTCCGCCGTCTGGTTGGAGGCAATGGGCTGGTATTCGCCATAGCCCAACGCGGAGAGCATCGTGGGCGGCACGCCCTGCTCCTGCAGCAGCTTCACGACCACGAGCGCGCGCGTGGTGGACAGCTCCCAGTTCGAGTCGAACTCTGTCTTCGCGTCCGTCGGCATCGGAACGTTGTCCGTGTGGCCCTCGACCCGGATGAGCTTCCCCTGCACGTCCTTGAGTGCCTGCGCCACCTTCTCCAGCGCATCCTGGCCCTCCTTGTTGAGCTTCGTGCTGCCGGAGGAGAAGAGGATCTTGTCCTTCATCTTCACCACCATCCGGCCCTTCAGCTCGGACAGCTCGATCTTCCCGGTCTTGATCTCCTCCTTGAGGCTCTTGGCGAGGTTCTCGTACTCGCTGGACTTCTTCTCGAGCGCCTCCTTCGCCGCGGCGAGCTTCTCGGTGCTGCGGGACAGTTCCTGGTTGAGCTCCGACAGCTCGTCCACGCGCTTGCGCAGCGCGCGGCGCTCGGCGTCACTGTTGGAGAGCGAGGACTCCAGCTCCGCGTTCTCCTTCTGGGCCTTCTCGGCCGCGGCGCGGCTCTCGCCAATCTGCTGCTCCAGGGCCTTCATCTGCTCCTGTTGCTCGTCGTACTGCTGCTTGAGGGTGAGCGCCTCCTTCGACTTCGAGTCGAACGCCTTCTGCGAGACGCACCCGGCCAACGGAACCAGCAGGACGACACACCAATGCATGCGCATTCGAGGCTCCTTGGATTGAAGAAGCACTCTTATACCTCCTGGCCCACCCGGGCGGGAGGGCGCGTGTTCCCCACCTGTGGAGTCGAACGTGGGTAAACACGACGGTGTCACGCGAAAACTTCCATGGGAGAATCGAGTTCATCAGTAGAGCACCTGGTCGCGGGACAGGAGCCCGGGACCGACAGCGCGAGCGCCCATGACACAGCCCTCCCACTTTCGTGGGCACCTACTGAGCCCGAGCGGAGCAGCTCGAAGAGGTTCTGGTCCGTATTCTCATCTTTCGAAATTCGAAGAATGCAGTGACACCCTCGACAAAACAATCTCTCATCAAAGCGACAAACCAAATCAACCTTCACCCAGAACAGCTTTATCCTGCTATTGTCTATTTCCCCATGGCGCGGCGAAATTCCATGTGCAGGCAGGAATCCCCCCAAACAACATGGGCTCCTGGTCGAAAATCCGCGCCCCCCGCTCCCCCCAACATCGCTCCTGTCCTTCCTATACGTTGAGGAGAACGTTCGACTTCTTCGACGTGTTCGCCTGCGTGAGGTGTGGAGGAAGGCGGCGGCTCTTGGCGGACATGAAGGGAGCACGAGGGGGCGGGCGATGCGGCCAGGGTAGGGGTGTGCCCCAAGGGGTTGCACCGTCCCGTGTACCGGCGCAGCGCGCGGCCTTGCTGACCCCGGCAGAGGCCCTTCTCGGCCCCTCCGCTCCAGCCCTCACCCTCCACATGGCTTCCATCCCGCCTATGCAGCGGGCCCGGCGCGAGGCGTGACCGCTCGCTCAGTCGACGCGCTCCCGGGTCCACAGCTCGACCTGGGCGCGCTCGAGGAGGGGCCTGTAGCCGTGCTCCGCCAGGGCCGTGCGCGCTCTCTCCCTCAGCTGCGGAGTCTTCAACCGAAGGACGTCGATGGCCGCCGTGCGGGGCGCCCCGTGCCCCTCGCCGATCCACTGCTCGACGGCGTCCGGCCACATGACCCACCCCTTGCGGTCCAGGTACCAGAGCACCTTGGGATCTCCATCCGAGAGCACCAACACTCGCGCGTCGGCCGCGCTCACCTCATCATGCCGCTGCTTCGCCTCCTCGAAGGCCACTGCCGCATCCGAGGGCGAGAACCACGAGCGGGTCCGCCACAGGCCGAACGCGGC contains:
- a CDS encoding FAD binding domain-containing protein, whose protein sequence is MKPFVYERATSPDAALAARARPGATFISGGTNLLDLMKAGVERPRHLIDISRLPWREIVPSDEGGLFIGSQTANSELAGHPLVRERYPLLSQALLSGASAQLRNKASTGGNLLQRTRCPYFYDTHMACNKRDPGSGCAALAGHNRMSAILGASEACIAVHPSDMAVALTALDAEIEVLSSTGVARRIPIGDFYELPGTTPHIETRLQSGELIRAVRLPAGGLGRQRYRKVRDRASYAFALVAVAAVLEIQDGIIQTARLALGGVAARPWRSAVAESALVGQRPRAAAFEAAANAALEGARGHHGNDFKIELARRTIVRTLTELADSTGG
- a CDS encoding 2Fe-2S iron-sulfur cluster-binding protein gives rise to the protein MTADGLDLEPVMVASRLRINGQAYDVTLDSRTTLLDTLREHLPLTGTKKGCDHGQCGACTVLVNGRRINSCLTLAAMHEGDEIVTIEGLGTSRELHPMQAAFVERDGFQCGYCTPGQICSAVGMLAELEAGWPSHVTRDVSAPLGAVTNEEIRERMSGNLCRCAAYPNIVAAIRDAMAARP
- a CDS encoding OmpA/MotB family protein — encoded protein: MRMHWCVVLLVPLAGCVSQKAFDSKSKEALTLKQQYDEQQEQMKALEQQIGESRAAAEKAQKENAELESSLSNSDAERRALRKRVDELSELNQELSRSTEKLAAAKEALEKKSSEYENLAKSLKEEIKTGKIELSELKGRMVVKMKDKILFSSGSTKLNKEGQDALEKVAQALKDVQGKLIRVEGHTDNVPMPTDAKTEFDSNWELSTTRALVVVKLLQEQGVPPTMLSALGYGEYQPIASNQTAEGRSLNRRIEIVLAPAEQAPSAVVAASVKKAPAPAPAPAVKPASGTKPAAKKK
- a CDS encoding LysR family transcriptional regulator, translating into MRDELGGLEAFLSVAEKRSFKAAAEELGVTRSAVSQTILQVEERLGVRLLQRTTRSVGLTEAGKRLYQGLKPAFADMRATLESLNELRSRPSGTLRLNVTSIAEDFLSERTLAEFLAEYPDIKLDILVDDSPSDIVQQGFDAGVRLGEVIDKDMVAISISGEQRQLVVGSPAYFAAHGKPRHPRELHAHACIGWRMANGAPYHWEFTEKGKDFELAIDARVNTNEKHLMLRLACDGAGLTIGMEDTFRSYIQRGELLPVLEDFCPPFAGFYLYYPSRAQIPLKLKALIQFLRKRARSRERRK